A region of Aphanothece sacrum FPU1 DNA encodes the following proteins:
- a CDS encoding DUF2256 domain-containing protein, with protein sequence MARQCAKSDFPSKICSVCGLSFTWRKKWAKCWHDVKYCSERCRRRRSSSNNP encoded by the coding sequence ATGGCTCGTCAATGTGCAAAATCTGACTTTCCTAGCAAAATTTGTTCAGTTTGTGGCCTTTCTTTTACTTGGCGCAAAAAGTGGGCCAAATGTTGGCATGATGTAAAGTATTGCTCTGAACGCTGTCGCCGACGACGTTCTTCTAGTAACAACCCATAA